The following are from one region of the Methanospirillum hungatei genome:
- a CDS encoding amino acid ABC transporter permease — translation MDQTTFIFDVMIPAFGNGLLMTLALVAVTAPIGLLIGIGVACGRVYGGKGLTWLMQLYAIFFRGCPLLLLLFILYFGLPSFGIVLTPFVASVLGFILCNSSYNSEYIRGSILSVKEGQLIAAKALGMTKNQAVLNIVLPQALRRSIPGISNEFIYLIKYSSLKYFAYNETFFAVALVYLALVTITTFGANALEKKYAIPG, via the coding sequence ATGGATCAGACAACATTTATTTTTGACGTCATGATTCCGGCCTTTGGAAACGGTTTACTCATGACCCTTGCTCTTGTTGCAGTAACTGCACCTATTGGATTACTCATAGGTATAGGAGTTGCATGTGGGAGAGTGTATGGAGGTAAAGGACTGACTTGGTTGATGCAATTATATGCCATTTTTTTCCGAGGGTGCCCCTTACTACTTCTCTTATTTATTTTGTATTTCGGTCTGCCTTCTTTTGGAATTGTATTGACTCCTTTTGTTGCATCAGTTCTCGGTTTTATTTTATGTAATAGTTCATATAATTCAGAATATATTAGAGGGTCAATTCTTTCAGTGAAAGAGGGTCAGCTTATTGCAGCGAAAGCACTGGGAATGACAAAAAATCAGGCTGTATTAAATATTGTTTTACCTCAGGCATTAAGACGGTCAATTCCAGGAATATCCAATGAATTTATTTATCTGATTAAATATTCATCACTTAAATATTTTGCATATAATGAAACATTTTTCGCAGTAGCATTAGTGTATCTGGCACTTGTTACCATTACAACATTCGGAGCAAATGCATTAGAAAAGAAGTATGCTATACCGGGATAA
- a CDS encoding amino acid ABC transporter ATP-binding protein, with amino-acid sequence MTEEKYILRVEEVKKAFGTNEVLKGVSIKVKKGETICFIGPSGTGKSTLLRCINQLTIPDSGKIFLNEEEVTHAGPRINYFRQKIGMVFQNFFLFDHLTAVKNVEIALLKVKKMSAKEAREKAMFELKQVGMADWANHYPAELSGGQAQRVSIARALAMDPDIMLFDEPTSALDPELTREVLEVMKKLSQQGMTMLVVTHEMGFACSVANKICFMEHGHIKEEGSPDELLNNPNFERCKAFIGEFREYSQ; translated from the coding sequence ATGACTGAAGAAAAATATATTTTACGGGTTGAAGAGGTTAAAAAAGCATTTGGAACGAATGAAGTACTAAAAGGTGTATCAATAAAAGTTAAAAAAGGTGAGACAATATGCTTCATTGGTCCATCTGGTACTGGAAAAAGTACGCTCCTTCGGTGTATAAATCAGCTCACTATTCCGGATAGTGGAAAGATATTCCTCAATGAAGAAGAAGTCACTCATGCTGGTCCCCGGATAAATTACTTCAGACAGAAAATTGGCATGGTATTTCAAAATTTTTTCTTGTTTGATCATCTCACTGCAGTAAAAAATGTTGAAATCGCTCTTCTCAAAGTAAAAAAAATGTCAGCCAAAGAAGCAAGAGAAAAAGCAATGTTTGAATTGAAACAGGTTGGCATGGCAGACTGGGCTAATCATTACCCTGCCGAATTATCTGGAGGACAAGCACAAAGAGTGTCAATTGCCCGGGCCCTGGCAATGGATCCGGACATTATGCTCTTTGATGAACCAACAAGTGCTCTTGATCCGGAACTTACCAGAGAAGTTCTTGAAGTAATGAAAAAATTATCACAACAAGGTATGACCATGTTAGTCGTCACCCATGAAATGGGGTTTGCATGTTCTGTTGCGAATAAAATTTGTTTCATGGAACATGGGCATATTAAGGAAGAAGGGTCACCAGATGAACTACTGAATAATCCGAATTTTGAACGATGTAAAGCTTTTATCGGAGAATTCAGAGAATACAGTCAATAA